Genomic DNA from Pedobacter africanus:
AGCAAAGGTCAGCTGCTGCTCCAGCAACGTGCAATAAACAAATACCATTCCGGGGGCAAATGGACAAATACCTGCTGCAGTCATCCCAGAAAAGGCGAAGAGACCATAACTGCGGCCAAAAGAAGATTGCAGGAAGAAATGGGGCTGACATGTGAACTCAACTATGGTTTCCATTTTATTTATCAGGCTGAATTGTTGGGCGACATTTCAGAGCATGAATATGATCATGTATTTTTCGGGACCAGCGACCAGCTTCCCGTGCCTGACCCGGCTGAAGTGGCCTCCTTTAAGTACATTGATATTGAATCCCTTAAATTGGATTTAAAAGAAAATGCAGAGACGTATACGGAATGGTTAAAAATCTGCTTTGAGCAGGTACTGGAAACTTATCCTAAAATTATTGGAAATATATAAAAACAATGGCTATTTTGTTTTTATGTTTATCCATTCTTATATTAATTTCTAACTCTAAGAAAACTCTTTATGATTATTGAACCTAGAATGCGTGGGTTTATATGCCTTACAGCACATCCAACTGGATGTGAACAAAATGTAATCAACCAGATCGAATATGTAAAATCCAAAGGTACTATTGAAGGGCCTAAAAAGGTATTGGTTATTGGTGCATCAACAGGATTTGGTCTTGCCTCCAGAATCACAAGTGCATTTGGATCGGGTGCTGCCACGATTGGTGTTTTCTTTGAAAAGCCACCTGCACCAGGAAAAACAGCTTCACCGGGCTGGTACAATACTGCTGCTTTTGAAAAGCAAGCCATTAAAGCCGGCTTGTACGCCAAAAGCATAAATGGAGATGCTTTTTCGGATGAGATTAAACAAAAAACACTTGAACTCATAAAAAAAGACCTTGGGCAGGTTGATCTGGTGATTTATAGCCTGGCCTCGCCAAAAAGGACCCATCCTAAAACAGGAGTGGTATATAGTTCTGTATTAAAGCCTATCGGTGATTCTATTTTCAGTAACAAAACAGTTGATTTTCACACCGGCATAGTCTCAGAGGTATCTATAGTTCCGGCCAATGAAGAAGAAATCGAAAACACGGTAGCTGTAATGGGGGGAGAAGACTGGGAGATGTGGATCAATGAACTGAAAGAAGCAGGGTTACTGGCTGAAGGAGCAGAAACAGTTGCTTATTCCTACATTGGTCCTGCGGTAACAGAACCTGTATACAGGAAAGGAACCATAGGCCGGGCAAAGGACCACCTGGAGTCTACAGCCTTCAGTATCACGAACAGTTTAAAAGACATTGGAGGCAAAGCTTTTGTCTCAGTAAACAAGGCGCTGGTTACCCAGGCCAGTTCAGCTATCCCCGTAATTCCTTTATATATATCATTGCTGTATAAGGTTATGAAACAAAAGGGTATTCATGAAGGCTGTATAGAGCAAATACAACGTTTATTTTCAGAAAGACTGTATAGTGGCAACGAAATACCTGTTGATCCTGAAGGACGTATCCGTATCGACGATTGGGAAATGCGCGATGATGTTCAAACAGAAGTAGCCAGGCTCTGGGCCGAAGCTACAGATGAAAGCTTACCTTTAATTGGTGATTTGCCTGGTTATAAACGGGACTTCCTGAATTTATTTGGTTTTGATGTTGCAGGTGTGGACTACGGAAAAGATACCGATGAAATGGTAGAAATACCGGGACTGGTATAAGGCAACTGAAGTATGGGCTTAAGGAAACTCTGGAAGAAACTGACGAAAGGGAAAGTACAAAGATACGGCTGGTCCGGTAATTATCAGTCCTGGCATGACGTATTGAAAAATGCCAATGGTTATGATGCCGGTGTTATTCTTGAAATAACTAAAAATGCCTTATTGAAAGTAAAAAGGGGCGAGGCAGCTTACGAAAGGGATTCGGTACTTTTTGATAAAAAAGAATATCCCTTTCCATTGTTATCCTTCCTGCTTCACAGTGCAGTTTCTAAAAAAAAGCCGCTTCATGTATTGGATTTTGGCGGATCACTGGGCAGCACCTATTACCAGATCCGGGAATTTCTGACGCCTGAAGTATGTTCAAGCTGGAGTGTAGTAGAGCAGGAACATTATGTAGTTGCCGGCAACACCCATTTTCAGGATCAGCAATTGAAGTTTTACCGCTCAATTGAAGCTTGTATGCAAGATCAGCAAATTGATTTTGTTTTACTTTCCAGCTCAGTTCAGTATCTCGAACAGCCGCATGCCTTTCTTGATAAATTGGCAACTTATAATTTTGAATTTATTCTTTTTGACAGAACAGCCTTTCATTACGGAGATAAAGACCGGCTAACATTACAAGTCGTACCTCCTGAAATTTATCCTGCATCTTATCCTTCCTGGTTCTTTAACCAGGAAGGATTTCTGAAACACTTCTCTGATCAATATCAACTGGTGGCCGATTTTTCATCCTATGTAGAAGGTGAGCCTATTCTTTACATCGACAACAAGCCGGTTGCATACAGCAAAGGCTTTTATTTTAAACATAAAAAATAGACAAGTAAACATCCGGCAGCAAGGTTTTTCTTTGTTTTGGTACTTTCTTCGTGTACATTTTACACTTTAAATCCCTGATAATAAATGCATTTTGATGGTGCTGGATTCAAAGTAATGTAATAATTTAGCGACACTTAAGACAAAACCAAATGAACATTAAGAAAGTACTTATTGCCAATCGGGGCGAAATTGCCATCCGTATTGAGCGCGCCTGTAGTGAGCTGAATATCCAGACAGTCGCGGTTTATACTTATGAGGACCGTTATTCTCTGCACCGTTACAAAGCCGATGAGGCGTATCAGATTGGAGAAGATCATGAACCACTGAAACCCTATCTGGATATGAATGCCATTATTGAAATGGCTAAATATAGCGGAGCCGATGCCATCCACCCCGGATATGGATTTTTATCTGAAAATGAAGAGTTTGCAAAAAGGTGTGCGCAAAATGGTATTGTATTTATTGGCCCCAGACCAGATGTAATGCGTGCCCTTGGTGATAAGGTAACTGCTAAAACTGTGGCAAAAGCTGCGGGCTTACCGATTATTGAGAGTAATGAACAAGAACTAAAGACAATTGAAACAGCGTTGAAAGAAGCGCATCGGATCGGTTATCCCCTGATGATCAAAGCCGCTTCTGGTGGAGGTGGAAGAGGGATGCGCATTGTACGAAACGACGAACAACTGGAAAAAGGCTTTTCGGAAGCCAGGAGTGAGGCAAAAAACGCTTTTGGCGACGATACCATATTTCTTGAAAAATTTATTGACCGCCCGCGCCACATTGAAGTCCAGATCGTAGCTGACAGTCACGGTGAGGTGGTCCATTTGTATGAACGCGATTGTTCTGTGCAACGTCGTTTTCAAAAGGTAGTAGAGTTGGCACCATCGTTAAATTTAAGTCAGCAAACCAGGGACCAGCTTTATCACTACGCTACTTCTATTGCAAAAGCAGTGCAGTACAATAATGTTGGAACGGTTGAATTTCTTATAGACCAGGCCGAGCATATTTATTTTATAGAAGTAAACCCAAGGATACAGGTTGAACATACTGTTACAGAGATGATTACCGGCATAGACCTGATCAAAACTCAATTATTTATTGCTGATGGTCATCGTCTTTCAGACGCTGAAATTGGCCTGTCCAATCAGCATAGCATCATGTGCAATGGTTTTGCCATGCAATGCAGGATTACAACTGAAGATCCTGCAAATGACTTCAAACCTGATTATGGAACACTGATCACTTACAGGAATGCGACAGGCTTCGGCATCAGATTAGACGAGGGGAGTACCTATCCCGGCATGAAAATTAGCCCCTTTTTTGACTCTATGCTTGTTAAGGTAAGCACAAGCGGGGCTACCCTGGAAGATGCCGCCAGAAAAATGAACCGGGCGCTGAGGGAATTCAGGATCAGGGGAGTTAAAAACAATGTACAGTTTCTGGAGAACCTGATCAATCACCCCACCTTTATTCAGGGAAAGGCTACTGTCAATTTCATACAGGAACATCCTGAACTTTTTGAATCTAAAAAAAGGCTTGACAGAGGTACAAGGATTCTGACCTATTTAGGAGAGGTCTCTGTAAATGGAAATCCGGATATACGGTTTGTGGACGAAAACAAAAGGCTGGAAAAGCCAGAGATACCTGCTTTTGATCATTATAGTGCTTATCCAAAAGGCACAAAAGACCTTTTAACCGAACTTGGGCCAGATGGTTTTTCCAGGTGGCTTAAAGCGGAAAAGAAAATACAATACACCGATACTACATTAAGGGATGCGCATCAATCCCTTTTGGCAACGCGTATGCGCACCTATGATATGCTTAAGGTGGCAGAGGGTTTTGCCAAACACCATCCTCAGACCTTTAGTATGGAGGCCTGGGGCGGAGCTACATTTGATGTTTGTCTGCGATTTTTACATGAAGATCCATGGAGACGCCTGGAGAAATTAAGGGCCGCTATGCCAAACATATTGATTCAAATGCTCATCAGAGGATGTAACGGTGTAGGATATGCGGCATATCCCGACAATCTGATTGAATCTTTCGTTGAAAAAAGCTGGGAAAAAGGAGTAGATATTTTCAGGATATTCGATTCCCTGAACTGGATGGAGAATATTGCCCCATGCATCGAAATGGTGCGCAAGAAGACGCAGGGACTTGCCGAAGGGGCACTGTGTTATACAGGTGATATCCTTGATCCCAAACGCAGCAAATATAGTCTGGATTATTATTTAAGGCTTGCAAAAGATCTGGAGAATGCGGGAAGCCATATACTTGGTGTCAAAGACATGTCTGGTCTGCTCAAGCCTTATGCAGCCAAATTGTTGATAGAGGCCTTAAAGGATACTGTAAAAATTCCTATCCATTTACACACACACGACACATCGTCTTTGCAGTCAGCAACTTACTTAATGGCAATTGAAGCAGGAGTTGATGTGGTCGATTGTGCTTTAGGAGCCTTATCGGGCACTACTTCCCAACCCAACTTCAACGCAATCGTAGAGATGATGCGTTTTCACGAACGGGAAAATCCATACGATCAGAAATCGTTAAATGCGTATTCCAATTATTGGGAGGCCGTAAGGGAGTATTATTATCCTTTCGAATCTGGTTTAAAAGCAAGCTCTGCAGAAGTTTTTGAACATGAAATCCCTGGAGGCCAATATTCCAATCTAAAGCCGCAGGCAATAGCGCTTGGTTTAGGAGATCAGTTTGAATTGATTAAACAAAGGTATGCAGATGTAAACCGGCTTTTCGGAGATATTGTAAAAGTTACTCCAAGCTCTAAAGTTGTAGGCGATCTTGCGCAATTTATGGTGGCAAACCAAATCACACCTGAGGATATTTTCACAAGGGGAGAACAGCTTTCCTTTCCTGAATCTGTAGTTTCCTTTTTTCTGGGGGAAATCGGTCAGCCTGAAGGAGGGTTCCCGAAAGAATTACAACGAATTTTATTGAAAGGTAAAACTCCGTTTACCGACAGGCCAAATAAACATTTACAGCCATTAGACCTTAACCAGGATTTTGAGGACTTTAAAAAAGAGTTTGGCGACGATCTGAGTTATACCATGTATCTCGCCTACAAATTCTATCCTAAAGTTACGGCCGATGCCATCAAGACCTTTAGGCTGTATGGCGACGTATCTGTGATACCAACCCGTTATTTTTTTTATGGAATGAAGCCAGGTGAAGAAACGACCATAGAAATTGCAAAGGGAAAAACATTGCTGGTTCGTTTACTTTCTATAGGCCCGGCTGATGACAATGGCATGCGGACGGTATTCTTTAAACTAAATGGGCAAACCCGGAATATTGAAATCCAGGATAAATCGATAAAAGTAGTGAAACCAGAAAACCGCAAAATAGAAAAAGACAACAATAGTCATGTTGGCTCTCCGCTACAGGGCTTGTTGTCTAAAGTATTTGTCAAAGCAGGGGATCAGGTGAAAAAGAATCAACCCTTGTTTATGATAGAAGCAATGAAAATGGAATCAAATATCTCCGCCATAACTGACGGGGTTGTTAAATCCATTACACTCAATGCAGGAACTATGGTGAATACTGACGATTTGGTTCTGGAATTAGCTGAATAAACAGGAGCTTTGGAAATGGCTGTTAAGGAATCTGCTTTTTCAGCCATTTCACAAGCTCCACAGCCCCATTATAATTTTCATATTCCGCCGGAATCCTTGTGCCATCAATATACTCGTTATACAACCACGGATCTCCAACGGCAAACACGGTACCTTTACCGTACCGGCAGATGGCCATGATGGTATCTTCCCCTTCTTTGATCAGGGGTATAGCCGGTTTTTCGGCATGGATTACAGCTAATTCTTTCAGGTAAAATTTCCTGGAGCCAGGAAACACTTCATTTCCGGAAGGGACATTTACGGTTCCCATTTCAATTTTTTTGTCTCTCACCATATTCCTGCTCTTATTGGTAAAAGTAATTCCGAATCTCTTCGACAAATCATTCAGCTGTACCAGGTTGTTGTTGCTGCTATCGTTGGCAAAAATGGCCAAAACCCCGCCTTTTTTCACCCAATTTACTATAGCATTAACATCATTTGCCGATATAAGATTTGGAACCGGACTTTCCTTTTGGTTATCGGGGTCAACAATGATGTAGATCGAAGCCTCCTTAAGGTTTTGAGTGCTGGGAGCCATATCCAGACTTTTTATTGACAGCCCCTCTCTGGTAAAAATATCTCCCAACATGGAAAAGCCATTTAATGTTTTGTCTTCCCAGGTGTAATGAAACCTGATTTCTTTACCAGATTTGTCTTTCTTTAGCTCATGATTAAAATAATTATCGAGCAACACTGTTTTTTGCTGGGCAATAGCACTAGAAATAGTAGTTAAGCAGCAAAAGACAATTGCGAGTATATTCTTCCTGGATACGTATTTTAGTAACATAATTAAATCTATAAAAATAAAACCAATATGGATGCGTCAAAAATGGCAATTGCTAAAATAATTTACTAATTAGCTAAACGATAACGATTGCGTAAATATTTTCGGATGAACCATACTTTTACTTACAATTATTATGTAGAATTGCTAACGTTGAGGACCTTTATTACCACAGAGGCATACTCAGAATTCAAGTGTCCGATAAATTGGGTCAAGAATTTGGATGTGGTAATTACAGGGAATTATATATATTGAGTCCTAAAATGACGATTAAAGATATAACGAGCAGAAACAGATTTTTTCTATCAGATGCAAATTTAACTAAACCAAATATAATGAAAGAGACTAAAAGAGGAAATTACAGATGGACCATCTGTGCCATGTTATTTTTTGCTACCACAATTAATTATATGGACAGGCAGGTCCTTTCGTTAACCTGGAAAGATTTTATAGCTCCGGAGTTTCATTGGACAAACAATGATTACGGTAACATTACTGCTCTTTTTTCCATTTTTTATGCGGTTTCTATGCTGTTTGCCGGTAGGTTTGTAGACTGGTTAGATACAAAAAAGGGTTTTTTATGGGCTATTGGTATATGGTCGATAGGTGCCTGTTTACACGCATTTTGTGGAATAGCAACCTCTGGTATAATTACAGGCAACTGGCTCGTTGGTTTTGAAGGTGCAAAAGAATCACTGGCCCTTGTAAACGATACAGCAATGATCATTACTGTAAGCGTTACTTTGTTTATTTTTGCACGTTTTATATTGGCAGTTGGTGAAGCAGGAAACTTTCCTGCAGCTATTAAAGCAACAGCAGAGTATTTCCCAAAAAAAGACAGGGCCTTTTCAACCAGTATCTTTAATGCTGGAGCAACAGTAGGCGCTCTTGCTGCTCCTATAACCATTCCTTTTATAGCGGCAAAATGGGGCTGGGAGATGTCTTTTATAATTATCGGTGCACTCGGCTTTGTATGGATGGGCTTTTGGGTGTTTATCTATCACAAGCCAGAGGTACACCCAAAAGTAAACGCTGCGGAACTGGAGTATATTCAGCAAGATCTGATAGCAGACAGAAAGTTGGTAGATTATGTTGAAGAGACTCCCACCAAAGCTTCTTTTGTAGATTGCTTGAAATATAATCAGACATGGGCATTTGCTTTTGGCAAGTTCATGACAGATGGCGTCTGGTGGTTTTTCCTTTTCTGGACACCAGCTTATTTAAGTGCTGTTTATGGAATGGATTCTACAAAAAGTGCCTTGCCATTATTTGTGCTTTATATGATAACTTTGCTTTCAATTATTGGCGGGTGGCTACCTACTTATTTTGTTGAAAAAAAAGGAATGAATCCCTATGAAGGTAGAATGAGGGCTATGCTGATTTTTGCTTTCTTCCCTTTGCTCGCGCTGCTGGCACAACCACTGGGACAGGTTACTTACTGGATTCCTGTAATTATCATTGGCATTGCCGGAGCAGCTCACCAGGCTTGGTCTGCCAATATATTTACTACAGTAGGAGATATGTTCCCTAAAAAAGCCATTGCAACGGTTACGGGCATTGGTGGTATGGCTGGAGGCATCGGTGCATTTTTAATCAATAAAGGGTCTGGGGTATTGTTTGACTACGCAGGCCAGACTCAAATGGTGTTTATGGGGTTCAAAGGTGAAGAAGCAGGATACTTTATCATATTCTCATTGTGTTCTGTTTGTTATTTAATAGGCTGGACAGTGATGAAAACATTGGTGCCTAAATACAAACCTATTTCAGATTTATAACCTATAACCAAAAATTAATATTTAACTAATGTTTCCAAAAAATCAGCTCGATTCAATCTTTGTAGAAGAAGATCAGATCCCTGAAGAATTTAAACTATCAGAAGAAGTACACCAGCGCGAGTACCTAAGTAATGGTGAAATGCATACCTGGAGTGGTGAAGTACATGAGGTACTGTCTCCAGTTTGTATCAGAACCGAAACCGGCCTGCAGAGAAAATTAATAGGTACCTATCCTTTATGCAGTGAAAAAGAGGCAGATGCGGCATTGCAAGCTGCTGTTAAAGCTTACGACAATGGACGCGGCGAATGGCCTACAATGAGCGTTGCAGACCGCATTTACTGTGTAGAGCAGTTTACACATAGAATTATTGAAAAGAAGGCTGTAGTTGTGAAACTGCTGATGTGGGAAATAGGCAAATCCTATGCGGATTCATTGAAAGAGTTTGACCGTACTGTGGAATATATTTATGCGACTATTGATGCATTAAAGGATCTGGACAGACAGTCTTCCAAGTTCAGTATTGAACAAGGTATTGTAGCGCAGATCAGGCGCTCGCCCTTAGGTGTGGTCTTGTGTATGGGGCCATTCAACTACCCATTGAATGAAACCTTTACCACTTTAATTCCGGCACTGATTATGGGAAACACCTTGTTGTTTAAACCACCTAAACATGGCACTTTGCTTCACTACCCTTTACTGGAAGCCTTTAGGGATTGTTTTCCAAAAGGTGTGGTAAATACCATTTATGGGCGGGGCAATAAAATTATACCTGACCTAATGAAATCTGGTCAGGTTAATGTATTGACATTGATCGGTTCCAGCAAAGTTGCAAATGAACTTAAAAAGCTTCATCCGAAAGTAAACAGGTTACGGGCTATTCTGGGTTTGGATGCCAAAAATGCAGCAATAATCACTTCAAAAGCTGATGTAAAACTAGCGGTACAGGAAACAGTGCTCGGCGCTTTGTCTTTCAACGGACAGAGGTGTACGGCGCTAAAGATCATTTTTATTCATAGCAGCCTGGCAGAAGGGTTCTTAGAAGAACTATCAGCGGAAGTCGCTAAACTTAAAATTGGCATGCCGTGGGAGCAAGGCGTGGCTTTAACGCCATTACCAGAACCACATAAACCGGCCTACCTTAAAGAATGTATAGCTGATGCTTTGGCTAACGGCGCCAGGGTGGTGAATGCGCATGGTGGAGAAAGTTGTGAATCATTTGTTTACCCGGCAGTAGTTTATCCAGTAGACAAAAACATGAAGCTCTATACCGAGGAGCAATTTGGACCAGTGATCCCCGTTGTTCCTTTTAATGACCTTGAAGAACCAATACAGTACCTGATAGACTCTACTCACGGGCAACAGGTAAGCATTTTTAGCAATGATGACGAAGAAGTTGCTGCCCTTATTGACCCACTGGTTAACCAGGTAAGCAGGGTTAATATAAATTGCCAGTGTCAGCGTGGGCCTGATGTTTTCCCCTTTACAGGAAGAAAAGACAGTGCTGAGGGTACACTTTCAGTAGTTGACGCCCTTAGGTCTTTTTCTATCCGGTCTCTGGTTGCAACAAAACTGAATGACAGCAACAAACACTTAATTAATGAAATAGTAGACAGTAACAGTTCAAATTTCCTAAGTACGAAGTACCTTTTCTAAACAACTGTTCGAATTTAAGGCGCTATTAAACAACTTAAACTGTTTAATAGCGTTTTTTATTCCTCACCTTCCTCCAGATAGTCTTCCTCATTTCTGACAGGCGATTGTTCAGCTTTGATAAATGCGTAAACAATGGAGATCAGAAAAACCCCATTGATAAAGATGTGAGGAAGACTGCTAAAACCTGAGCTGGTTTCCAGCAACTTATCTAGCAATACGCCTACAGATAGTATGATTAAGACAGCAAACACTAAAGCCGCTGCTTTTTTATGGGGCGCATACTTTATCAGCATATGAATCACATAGATGGTGAGCATCATACCGAAAATGAACATGATGTACCAGAATACATCACTGGCAGTAAGTTCGGTCCACAGGCTTTGTTTGGTATATTGAAACCTGTTAAACTGGGATGTGGCAAATTTGGCCAGAATCAGATAGCTTAATGCCCAAAAGACATAAAAACCAGTAACAATACCTAACCAATGAAGAAGAAGCTTAAATTTAGATGTGTACATATGTCTGTAAATTAAACATTTGTACTCAAATTTAACTACAAATATTAAATATTCAAAGCCTTTTTAGTTAGAATTAATACCTGCAGGATATTTTAGAAAAATAGTGTTGCCAAATAAAACTTCATAAGATTTTGTCAGCAGATTTTCTTAACATTGCTATCACCTAATCTGACCAAATGGAAAATAAGCTTATACATCACTTACTATGGGAACGCTTGCGTGGAGGTGATCATGATGCTTTTTTTGATCTGTACCGGGAACTCTACTACGACCTTGTAAATTTCGGTATAAGGGTTTGTGGTGACGCTGAAACATCGGGAGAGGCTACTGATCAGGTATTCATTACAATTTGGGATAAGCATGCCCAGCTAAACCGGGTAGACCATGTTGGTGCATATCTGCGTACTTTTTTGAAACGTAAGATCTTACGCCTGCTGGAACGTAAGAAAAAGATAGATGATGCCCTGGCGAATGCTGGGGCTGAAGGTGAGTGGATGGAAATGTCTTATGAAGAGTTTATCGTCAAAGTACAGACAGATGAGTTGGTCAGGTTTAAACTTAAAAGTGCCTTACAAAAACTAACTTACAGACAGAAACAATTAATTCATCTGAAGTTTTTTGATGGTTTGAGTTATGAACAGATCGCAAATCAAACCCAGCAAAGTGTTAAAACTGCCTACAATACGGTCTATGATGCTTTAAAAATCCTAAGAAAGGAGCTTAAAGCATAAGTCTATTTTATAGGCTCCACGTCATTTAATTGGCCGTTTAAAGACAGGTCAAAAAAAAATATAAAATTTCTTTAGGAAAAAGATCATTTTTTTGGCACTGATATTATAAAAGCCAAATATTATGATAGATCGTAGTCTTTTCAATATTGAAGACTTCCTTGTTGACAATACATTTCAGTTATATTGTGCCGGTAAAGACAAACTTTGCATTGCCTATTGGGAAGATTACATTAAAGCTCATCCGGAACAGGAGGCCACTATTAACGAGGCTAAACGCTTATATATCATTTTAAGTGGTCAAAAGAAACCTTTAAATCGGCAACTGGGCTTACTAAAAAACAATATTAAAGCCGAAAACGAGGAAAGTACAGTTCCGCTAAGAAGAACATATACCTGGTTAAAGATTGCTGCTGTCTTGTTGTTGATTTCTGGTCTGGTGCTGGTATTTCGGGCAAACGTGGTTAAGGAAAAATCTATACCCAATCTGGTAACCAATTACCATACTAATGGTGCAGAACGCAAAAAAATAACCCTGCCAGATGGGACCATCATCGTGTTAAATGCCAAAAGCTCGATCAGATTAAATAAGAAATTCAATATTGATAACCGTGAGGTCACGCTTGTGGGGGAAGCCTATTTTGATGTTGCCCATGATAAGAATAAACCTTTCAAGGTGCTTACGTCAGACTTCAATATCAACGTATTGGGTACTATATTTAACGTAAAAGCTTATCCCGACGAACCCACATCGGAAGCGGTTTTAATTAAGGGGGTTATTGTAATGGAAGGGGCAGGCAGCAATGGAAATTCAATCACCTTAAAGCCAAGTCAAAAAGTTACATTCTATAAAAACCTGCCAGAAACACCTGCAATCAAGCCAATGAAGGCCCAGGTAAAACATCCCGAAATCACGATAAACAGCTACACGAAAAAAAGCGACAGTACGGTTGTGGAAATGGCCTGGACACAAAACCGCCTCGAGATTCA
This window encodes:
- the idi gene encoding isopentenyl-diphosphate Delta-isomerase, with translation MIEKVILVDENDLEIGTMEKMEAHLTGSLHRAFSVFIFNSKGQLLLQQRAINKYHSGGKWTNTCCSHPRKGEETITAAKRRLQEEMGLTCELNYGFHFIYQAELLGDISEHEYDHVFFGTSDQLPVPDPAEVASFKYIDIESLKLDLKENAETYTEWLKICFEQVLETYPKIIGNI
- the fabV gene encoding enoyl-ACP reductase FabV is translated as MIIEPRMRGFICLTAHPTGCEQNVINQIEYVKSKGTIEGPKKVLVIGASTGFGLASRITSAFGSGAATIGVFFEKPPAPGKTASPGWYNTAAFEKQAIKAGLYAKSINGDAFSDEIKQKTLELIKKDLGQVDLVIYSLASPKRTHPKTGVVYSSVLKPIGDSIFSNKTVDFHTGIVSEVSIVPANEEEIENTVAVMGGEDWEMWINELKEAGLLAEGAETVAYSYIGPAVTEPVYRKGTIGRAKDHLESTAFSITNSLKDIGGKAFVSVNKALVTQASSAIPVIPLYISLLYKVMKQKGIHEGCIEQIQRLFSERLYSGNEIPVDPEGRIRIDDWEMRDDVQTEVARLWAEATDESLPLIGDLPGYKRDFLNLFGFDVAGVDYGKDTDEMVEIPGLV
- a CDS encoding TIGR04325 family methyltransferase, translated to MGLRKLWKKLTKGKVQRYGWSGNYQSWHDVLKNANGYDAGVILEITKNALLKVKRGEAAYERDSVLFDKKEYPFPLLSFLLHSAVSKKKPLHVLDFGGSLGSTYYQIREFLTPEVCSSWSVVEQEHYVVAGNTHFQDQQLKFYRSIEACMQDQQIDFVLLSSSVQYLEQPHAFLDKLATYNFEFILFDRTAFHYGDKDRLTLQVVPPEIYPASYPSWFFNQEGFLKHFSDQYQLVADFSSYVEGEPILYIDNKPVAYSKGFYFKHKK
- a CDS encoding pyruvate carboxylase is translated as MNIKKVLIANRGEIAIRIERACSELNIQTVAVYTYEDRYSLHRYKADEAYQIGEDHEPLKPYLDMNAIIEMAKYSGADAIHPGYGFLSENEEFAKRCAQNGIVFIGPRPDVMRALGDKVTAKTVAKAAGLPIIESNEQELKTIETALKEAHRIGYPLMIKAASGGGGRGMRIVRNDEQLEKGFSEARSEAKNAFGDDTIFLEKFIDRPRHIEVQIVADSHGEVVHLYERDCSVQRRFQKVVELAPSLNLSQQTRDQLYHYATSIAKAVQYNNVGTVEFLIDQAEHIYFIEVNPRIQVEHTVTEMITGIDLIKTQLFIADGHRLSDAEIGLSNQHSIMCNGFAMQCRITTEDPANDFKPDYGTLITYRNATGFGIRLDEGSTYPGMKISPFFDSMLVKVSTSGATLEDAARKMNRALREFRIRGVKNNVQFLENLINHPTFIQGKATVNFIQEHPELFESKKRLDRGTRILTYLGEVSVNGNPDIRFVDENKRLEKPEIPAFDHYSAYPKGTKDLLTELGPDGFSRWLKAEKKIQYTDTTLRDAHQSLLATRMRTYDMLKVAEGFAKHHPQTFSMEAWGGATFDVCLRFLHEDPWRRLEKLRAAMPNILIQMLIRGCNGVGYAAYPDNLIESFVEKSWEKGVDIFRIFDSLNWMENIAPCIEMVRKKTQGLAEGALCYTGDILDPKRSKYSLDYYLRLAKDLENAGSHILGVKDMSGLLKPYAAKLLIEALKDTVKIPIHLHTHDTSSLQSATYLMAIEAGVDVVDCALGALSGTTSQPNFNAIVEMMRFHERENPYDQKSLNAYSNYWEAVREYYYPFESGLKASSAEVFEHEIPGGQYSNLKPQAIALGLGDQFELIKQRYADVNRLFGDIVKVTPSSKVVGDLAQFMVANQITPEDIFTRGEQLSFPESVVSFFLGEIGQPEGGFPKELQRILLKGKTPFTDRPNKHLQPLDLNQDFEDFKKEFGDDLSYTMYLAYKFYPKVTADAIKTFRLYGDVSVIPTRYFFYGMKPGEETTIEIAKGKTLLVRLLSIGPADDNGMRTVFFKLNGQTRNIEIQDKSIKVVKPENRKIEKDNNSHVGSPLQGLLSKVFVKAGDQVKKNQPLFMIEAMKMESNISAITDGVVKSITLNAGTMVNTDDLVLELAE
- a CDS encoding DUF4350 domain-containing protein, with protein sequence MLLKYVSRKNILAIVFCCLTTISSAIAQQKTVLLDNYFNHELKKDKSGKEIRFHYTWEDKTLNGFSMLGDIFTREGLSIKSLDMAPSTQNLKEASIYIIVDPDNQKESPVPNLISANDVNAIVNWVKKGGVLAIFANDSSNNNLVQLNDLSKRFGITFTNKSRNMVRDKKIEMGTVNVPSGNEVFPGSRKFYLKELAVIHAEKPAIPLIKEGEDTIMAICRYGKGTVFAVGDPWLYNEYIDGTRIPAEYENYNGAVELVKWLKKQIP
- a CDS encoding MFS transporter — protein: MKETKRGNYRWTICAMLFFATTINYMDRQVLSLTWKDFIAPEFHWTNNDYGNITALFSIFYAVSMLFAGRFVDWLDTKKGFLWAIGIWSIGACLHAFCGIATSGIITGNWLVGFEGAKESLALVNDTAMIITVSVTLFIFARFILAVGEAGNFPAAIKATAEYFPKKDRAFSTSIFNAGATVGALAAPITIPFIAAKWGWEMSFIIIGALGFVWMGFWVFIYHKPEVHPKVNAAELEYIQQDLIADRKLVDYVEETPTKASFVDCLKYNQTWAFAFGKFMTDGVWWFFLFWTPAYLSAVYGMDSTKSALPLFVLYMITLLSIIGGWLPTYFVEKKGMNPYEGRMRAMLIFAFFPLLALLAQPLGQVTYWIPVIIIGIAGAAHQAWSANIFTTVGDMFPKKAIATVTGIGGMAGGIGAFLINKGSGVLFDYAGQTQMVFMGFKGEEAGYFIIFSLCSVCYLIGWTVMKTLVPKYKPISDL